TGTCCCCAGCGCTCCTTGTCGCGCTCCTCCCTCCTAAATCCATCTTGGTGGCGTTTTTACAGTCGTTGGCCGATAAGCTGGCAGGAAGAAGATAAATAAGCCGCCGCGCCGCCGCTATCAGCACCTGTTTGTCGATTTAGCCGGCCAACGGGGCCTGTCTGCTCAGCATGGAGATTATTGATTCAATAAGAATTGCCATTAGATCATGCCATTAGGtttctcgccccccccccccccccccgtcaggtCAATGGCTCATGCATCATGCCCGTCAACGACCTCCTTCATCTATACAAACAGGGCGcgagtgtgtttctgtctgcgtgtgtgtgttcgtgttgtGCCAGCCCCCCGTGCGATGCAACGCCatggcgtcccccccccccccattgctctCAGCCGGGAGATATTGAATGCTGCTGGCAACAGAGCGACAGATTGCCACGGGGATTCCCTCgcggagaggaagaaaaagagaagagcagTCAGGTTTTCCGAGCCTCTGACTgagatggggaggaggagatcaatctttggggggggggcaaactagCGTCTGTGGTCATCCGGCCTCCAATCATTTTCTGCAGAATTAGTCTTGCTTTGTCactttgaaattaaaaaaacgtCAAGTGAGAATAATGGAGGTCCTTCGCAGATAGATTAGCGTCAATTTTAGTCTTTGCTCCCGCTCTGCTGTTACTGCGCCGACTTGGTTCTCCTCCTTTAAGACTCAGAAGCCAAGGCCGTGGCTGCGGCTGTGTATTTAGAAGAGTCTCAAATAGAAGCGCTTCTCACACCCGGAGATATTCTGGATGCTTTATTCTGCGTGATTTACGGTTCAGTAATCGTGCAGGGAAAGACGGCGTGTTCTCGCCAGACATTTGGAAACGAAAGACAACGCCGTACTTATTCCCCTTCCTTCTGCTTTGCCATCCATCCCTCTCCATCCAGCCTCACGGTAAAAAGACTCAACTGCCCAAGAATGTAATAATACAGTTCTTTTGGCCAGGATATTGTGTCTGTCTCCTTAAAGCGCTCCGGGACAAGGACTTCAGAGGCCACCACAGTGTTGACTTGGAAGGAGATCCAGATGTTGACTTCTTCCCCAGAGggctgacagcccccccccccatcattccACCATAACGTACACCCCTTACCCACTTTTACTAGACAGTTAttgacaaaagaagaagaacgatgggggggagaaggaagagagaggaggatggaaCAAGAGGAAGATGGGGCTCACACATATAGAGCATGAGTTGTAAAGACCTCGGCTGAAATGTTCTAGCCCCATCTCCTCCCGTCCCCCCTTCTTCTTAAGCCTCAGATTGGACGTTGCCACGGCAGCACAACTGTCAGCACTTGTCATGTCGGGGGTGGGCGAGGGCCTACTGCGATGCGAAGCGACAGAGTTTTATTTGAAAATCCTGCTAAGCTCGGACACCGAGCCTCACGAGACCGGCctgttttccttttctcctttcGATTGAGTGAAGTGAAGGAAGAGAAAAGCTGAACGACAGGAAAGAGAAATTAAAGCCGGGAAAGTATTGCACAAAAGGAAGCtaatttttatttccttccGCCGCATCAATCTCCACATTCCTCCGCAGCACATCAACAATGACCACATCCACGGGGAGAAGAAGGAGTTCGTGTGTCGGTGGGAGGAATGCTCGAGGGAGCAGAAGCCCTTCAAGGCACAATACATGCTGGTGGTCCACATGAGGAGGCACACCGGGGAGAAACCCCACAAGTGCACCGtaaggctcctcctcctgctgctacctCGACTATAACCGGCTCCATGAGtgatttcctcttctttcttccgGCAGTTTGAAGGCTGTGCCAAGGCGTACTCCCGTCTGGAAAACCTCAAGACTCACCTGCGTTCCCACACCGGAGAGAAACCGTATGTGTGCGAACACGAAGGCTGCAACAAGGCCTTCTCCAATGCCTCGGATCGAGCGAAACATCAGAATCGCACGCACTCCAACGAGGTATTGGCTGAACGCCACTTCAAACGCCACGAAAGCAACGCGGTTCTTCTCACAGctcatctctccccccccccccccccctttccttgtAGAAACCATATGTATGTAAAATCCCAGGCTGCACTAAACGGTACACGGACCCCAGCTCCTTACGGAAGCACGTGAAGACGGTGCACGGGCCGGAGGCGCATGTCACCAAGAAACAGCGTGGAGATTATCCACGCCCTCCGCCCCAACCCCGGGAACCAGGGGGTAACAGCCACGGGCGGTCACCGGGGCAACTGTCCCTGGGCGGGTACACGGACCAAAGGGAGTACAACCATGCTACCTCAAAACAGGATGAATGTCTGCAAGTCAAGTCCATCAAGACGGAGAAGCCCATGGTGAGACTCCATTTCATTATTTCAACACCAGTAATTACTACTAACTTGTGTGTGCTAACAGTCAAAGAGCTAATAGGCAAACATTGTGTCTAACATTGAACTCAGAGCTCGGTCTCTCAACATTAACTGCTTCTAATGAGTAAACCTTTTCTTCTATCCAATGCTTCGGCAtttccctccttccctttctAAGGACAGTGGGTAATCAGGTGAGATGGGCAGCATGTACGATCTTCATTCCAAGTGTTCGTTTTGGGGTTTTCCTCATCCCATCACAACGTTCGGGCTCAACACaccagatttgtttgttttctaggTTTTCATCAAACATCACATAAACGAAAAGAGCATCCCTCTcatttcatctcatctcatttcaACACTTTGAACAGTGATATTTACCAAaggaaaagcttttttttttttttccccaaagccCATGCATTTTGGTCAGAACTGCGAGGACACCATGAGGATGCCTCTTTCTGCCCCGGGCTGCATTGTGCTGCCAAATTCTTTCACACAATAAACAAGATGAAATCCCGCTAAACTCTGTTGCCACTTGATGCCAAAGAAAGTAATGTCATTATCCCACAGAGCAACATAGTTCCTAGAATTCAGTAAACAACTTAATTAGACAAGAGCTGTTCTCACAAGGGGCCTTTATCCTCTGAAAACAGCCCAAATGATTCCATTTGGAACACGGGGACGGGCATTAGTCAAACCCCAATAAAGTATAAAACATTGTCTTTCACGTGTTTTGTTTGAAGAAACAAACTGCAATGATTTTGAGaacatattttttgtttcatgtgttCACACGATCACACTGAAACCCTCGCGTGACCCTGAAATAGACCTGAAATCATTAGATtgtcttcatttttctttctttgtcccccccctctcttccacCCCGGCCTGTCTGCCAGACGTCTCAGCCAAGCCCTGGCAGTCAGTCTACATGCAGCAGTGACCAGTCCCCCGTCGGCACCTATCCCAGCAGTGGAGTCCAGCTTGCTGTGAGCGCCGGACGCTCACCAGGGGCGAGGCTGGAGGAGAACGAGGAGAAAGATGAAAACGAaggggaggaagatgaggagtgCGAGGGTGAGCCAGCCCCCATTATGGACTCCACGGTCTCCACGGCAACCATGGCCATGCTGACCCTGCAGGCGAGACGAAGCGTCGGCCGCCCCGTGCGCTGGATGGAGCACATCAAGATGGAGAGGCTGAAGCAGGTGAATGGAGTGCTGCCCAGGCTGGGGCCCCTGTCCCCGACACCACCCATAAAAGGCTCCATGCTGCCCAACATCCTGGGGAAGGGTGAGATTAACTTCTTGATCTTTTCACACTTTGGCTCCGTTTGGAAATTCTCGAATTTGAGGTCTCTGCTGGTTTGAGAATCTTGTCCAGAGTGCATGACCCTCACCGATTCGTGCATTATTCGTATTCTGACACGTGGATTTGAAAGCACCTCTCCTTGGAAATGACACATCATCACAAACATGTGTACATATCACGCTGTGATAAATGATCTCTTGCCAGTTTGAGCTGAGTTTAGTTGCACTCGGGCTAAACAAATACTGTTCCGCTGGAAAACGGCATGAGAATCATATCAAGCCGTGTATCACATCAGAGAAAAGAGCAAATGATGATGTTTCATGGCCAAACGCAGAACGTCGTCTCAGGCAGCATCCGTTTGAGGGACCCCTCTGGATTTACATGCCGTTTTTCTGACTGGGCTTTCGCTCATCCTCTTGCGATCTCCCTTTCACCTGCTAATTTCCTTGTTCGTTCCACCAGTATGCAAAGATTCCTTGTCTTTTAACCGTTCGCGTCTCTCCTCAGGGTCCGGTCTGGGCAGACAGTGGGGGGTGTCTGCTCTTCAGCCGCCTGCTCATCCGGAACCTGGAAACACAGAGCTAGCTCTGCTTAATCTGCTCCGAGACCGGCGAGACAGCGGCGGTAGCACCACCAGTTCGGCATACCTGAGCAGCAGCCGGCGCTCCTCGGGCATCTCCCCCTGCTTCTCAAGCCGACGCTCCAGTCAGGCGTCGCAGAGCGAGGGTACGACGGCGGCCGCCCATCACCGCCGGCTACACAACCTCAGCTCGACCGACTCTTACGACCCCATCTCCACTGACGCCTCCCGCCGATCCAGCGAGGCGAGCCAGTACGGAGGAGGGAGTGCGGGGATGCTCTCGGGTGGAGGCTATGCAAGTGTAGGGGGGTTCAACACAGGAGGGGGGTCACGGGGGATGCTCAATTTAACCCCAGCGCAGCACTACCACCTGAAAGCCAAGTATGCAGCAGCAACTGGCGGCCCACCTCCCACGCCGCTACCTAACATGGAGCGAATGTGCTTGAAGACTCGCATGGCCATGATGGATGACGGCGCCGGCAACCACTCTTTGCCACCTCTAGTTAGGCCACATCGCTGCAATGACGGCACCAACAGCTATACCACAGGGTACATGGGGCACCCGGGTTACAGGAGGAGGGTCCTCTATCCTGGTGAGGTACCGCTGAATGGGAATCGGAGGGCCAGTGACCCAGTGCGAACACAAGCGCCTGATATTTGCAGTCTGCCCCCAGTGCAACGCTTCAACAGCCTTAACAACCTCCATCCTCTCCCACCTCTGTCTCATCATCCGACACCCGAGACTCGGAACTTAAGCCTCCAGAATTTCACGCGCTCAGAGGGCAACCTGCAGAGAGGCTCGCCGTGCAACCCGAGCATTGCGGAACAAGCAGCCTTAGAAGCTCTTGCCATGGAGGATGGCGGGGCGGCTGACCTGTTGCTTGGGGATGAGGATATGCTACCAGATGACTTGGTGCAGTATCTTCAGTCCCAGGTTCAGGTGGATAATGGCTCCTACATGCACATCGAGGATCAAACAGCTTCTAGCCAAAGGGATGACTCCCAACCATCTATAGACGGGATGGGGCAGATCCAGACTCCAGGATTGAACATGGCCTTCTCTGGGGCCCACACTCTTCACCACCAGGAGGTAGCAGAGAGCAAGAGCCCGAGTAAGCTTCCCATCCAATGGAATGAAGTGACCTCCGGGAGTGCTGACAGGTCTCCGCAGAGGGACGAAAGCCACCAGACACAGTGTGGAAGGTGGTCAGGCTCGGAACACGGGCACGTGTCTGCACCTTTTGGCAGGTTTGGAAACATGGTGATCCAGCAGCAAGTACCCCTCGATTTCCAGAGCAGTTGTTGCCAGGCTAATCCGGCTCAAAGCGTTTGCTACGTCAACCCTGCAGTGAAACTAGAATCATCACCGAACTCCTGCATGGAGATGAGAGGAACTGGTCACAACTCGACAAACACCTTTGGAAGGCCGAGCTTTCCCCAGACCATCGATGCGCCTCCGGGTTTCAAACAGCAGGCCTCCAACGGACCTCAAAAACAGAGCAACTTCCAGCCGAGCAACAATAGCAACACCTCTTGGCAGGTTGGGAACGACCTCGGTCTGACCAGGGCCTCCGTGGACAACCTATCCATCCTCTCCCAGGAAAATGCTCCTTATCACAATCGACAGGTCAACGTCCCTCATCCACCGATGAACAATTACAGGAACTCGGTCAGGGTCCAGCAGTACCTCAATAACGGTCAACTACAAGATTGTCCCAACCAGGAGCAACATCTGCAGACAAGCGGGGATCACTGTTCCCTTGCACATGAAGTTTCTGGGCTGAAGCTGGAGGCCCCGGACCGTGGGTACACGGAACAGGGCTTGGGTGACTGCCTCTCGTATGAACCAGCTAATTGCAAGACCTCTTTGTTTCCTGTTCTGGAAGGCCAGTGTTTACTGAAATCTACGGCTGAGTCGGTGGGTCAAGACGGTGGCAACGCGAACTCTGTCCTGTCCCCTGGTGCAGACCAAGTCACGAGCACAGTGGGTGGCAGCGTGCCCGTCGCGTTAGACGAGGGGCTAAGTCTGAGCTTTGGTGCCATGCTGGAGGATGGCTTTGACCAGGGCAGCCTCGTCTCTGGGGTGTTGAGTCCTTCCATCTTCCAGGGTCTGTCCAGGACCTCATCACGCCTGACCACCCCTAGAACATCCGCCACCTTCCACAGTGTGGCCCCCGGACTGAACAACATGGCGATTGGAGACATGAGTTCTCTCCTCACCACACTTGCCGAGGAGAACAAGTTCCTGGCTATAATACAGTAGctgctctctcgctccctctctctctctctctgctttctcctctgttagtaaaaaaaaatggaagaaaggaagaggaaaaactgGTGTATGTGAAGATTAAGACCAAAGTGgcaatttcaagaacttttatTATGTACTTAAAGTGTTGTGGAAAAGGCTGTGGCCAAACtggtttattttgtacaaatatCCCGTGTGGAAATGGGATGTGTCAAAACTATGTATAGTTGAATAGTTATATTCCTTTTGTGGAATGTCAGCTATTTTTTTGGAAGCTCTTCTCTTTGTACGACTTTGTGACGGCGAGCGAACGCTCGCATCTTTAAACCAGTATTCCGTGTATTCTCACTGTTTCGCTGTGCAGATCGATGATGGAGGGAAAGAAACCTGCATGTTTTCCAAGTTAAACATTAACACTGTCTACGTATTTAAACAGACTAgaacagcggtccccaacctttttacCAGCCACGGGGCGTTTTCATTTTTTCGCGGACCGCGGGggtaattcatttaaaaaagaggaatataatcttaccaataaactctatattatgcacttgcaataactattaaacagttattacaccaatatctactcaccattagctgtggtctcaataatcgcttctgtcctccatgttgaagtttttttgtttaataaattccacattcttgtcttttaatccagggttcttgttttttaatccagggttcttgtcttttaatccagggtccttgttttttaatccagggttcttgtcttttaatccagggtccttgttttttaatccagggttcttgtctttaatccagggtccttgttttttaatccagggttcttgtcttttaatccagggttcttgtcttttaatccagagtccttgttttttaatccagggttcttgtcttttaatccagggttcttgttttttaatccagagtccttgttttttaatccagggttcttgttttttaatccagggttcttgtcttttaatccagggttcttgttttttaatccagagtccttgttttttaatccagggttcttgtcttttaatccagggttcttgttttttaatccagggttcttgtcttttattccagggttcttggtcgcTAGGTGGCGGTGCAGTTTTGaccccttcattgcctcgttaatgaagccagctgtagataaacccgtgttttaagtctgactcctggtttgtctgttaaaacaagttctttttctttcttggaggtcgtcggctcctcttcttcctcttcttcctcctcagttggacttttccccttagcaaagaagctctccacagacgttgtttttttttgttaattttcGATAGTTtccagctgtgttttttttttttacgtatcacgtgaccaagaaaattcacaggcgattgttacATCCGGTcgcgtttcaaaataaaagaccttttagacgctaaaaATTGacacaaaagttttttttttctaaatgagttattctttctgtacggaccggttggggaccactggacTAGGACACCATTCGGACCACACAAAGCCGCTAAATCCATTTTTAATTGCAGCAGTTCAGACATGGGTCGTTAACTTAACTGGCCCTGATTATATCTTTATTATATCCCAGGTTTTAATCAGTGACGTTGCCATTTTGGTTTCATCTGTTACTTTTGTGAAAACCGTTCaagttttacagtgttttttgttactgcccccccccccccacccaaaaaaagAAGGCGCAAACCAAGTGTCCGAGGCACTGTGGATGATCGTCTACTTGATGTCTAAATGGCTCGCTTTTAGTTAGTCCTCTAAGGTACCCACACGTGTATATAACAGTGTTTTTATATTCTGTTTGTGGTCATCTGGATTATTGACGTTGGATTGCACGGTTGCTCCGAGTTGGACATTTTCTCATCGTTGATCGACGGTCCCATCTGGGGGCTCTTCTGTACGCTCGCACGAATCGATAGGAGCGGCCCGCAAGCACATGAAATCCCCTGTCGTGATGATAAATGCTGTAAAgtggtgtgttttatttcatagGAAATCATCTGTATTGGTTTTCTCCAAAGCTCTTAAATTCAGAATGTGTACTGCCATCAAGTATTGCAGTGACTTTTGTCAACAGTGTCGGTATTGCCTTGGGTCTTGTGCGACTGAATACATAATATTGAGTAGTTAAACGTGTCATTCGGTGTCAAAGCAATGAGGTACAAACTGTTTTGTTGTTCTTcggtacttttattttgtagctgTGCATTGATAgtgtcttttatttcaaaaagtagaaatcatttcctttttcatgGAGAGGAAATTGCATCGAGGTTTGTGCCTTATTGAGTATCTGCCTGTCGGTAAAGAGGACGATCACTGCCAATCTTCCATTGTGAattatgaaaaggaaaaaaaagtaatattaaagataaacatttaaattgtatCGTGAgaccaggaagaagaaaaaaagacagaacaTTTATATAAGAAAAGTATGAATTCTAGAAAAGTTCAGATTTTGCGAAATGCATTCTACTTTTCTTTGGTTTTGTTGAGCTTTTCGAGTTTTCACATTTATTGTGCTCTTTTATATACAAAAGTGTAAATGCAATACTCTTTCTGTATAGTTTAGCAGAGGAGATGGGTAGAATCCTGGGGCCAATACAGAATTGACTTTGAAAGCAGGGATTACCAGGCCCTGGGCGGAGGCCAGTCGGATCTGGCTCAGAGTGGAGCCtcgaggccccccccccctccgccagAAGAGCCACTTCGCTCTTTTATAACTGACTACAAATGTTTGTATGGTTttaataaaaatggaaattatattttaagtctcctctcttctttttttttaaaatcataataTAAGAAACATGTTGCCATCAGTCTGACTAAACTTTCATGCGACTTTACAAgacaagtaaataaatatgcGGCTTCACTCGTGTGGAACATCTGGCGGCTCCTCTTCGGAACATTTGTATCcccatgcatttttttattttttttaaagcaacttATTTGATTGCACGTTCACATTAAAATAAGTCCTCGTCCGTGTTGAGATTAAAGCCAGCCGGTGACGGCATCTCTGCCCACTCGCACCAGAGCTTTCACCGCTGGAGCCATCATGTACTTACAGCCTCCCTTTAAGTCTGACGGCCCATCAGGCTCATATCAGAAGCCTTTCACCGGGCTTTCTGCGAGTACAGAGAGCTCTTGCATCACCCCCAACTTTCCAGACGAAGGAAAATGGTAATCTATTCTAAGCGATTCTCCCATTATGCTTTTTAGAAGCTCAACACAAGTGCAATCATGTGATGGAAATCAAGGGCATGGGGAAGAGTTTCCAAGTGAGGAGAGGGAGCCTGAGAGCTCAAATTGTTCCAACTGGATACAAAGTGAGACAGATTTTACTTTTGATGCTCTGATGGACGGAGCAACATCCTCTTTCACTCTCGCCATCTTCAGACGGCTCTCGGCGGGGGAATGGCTCGCATCCAGTTTTGAAATCTACATTTTCCACAACTATTCCGCttccaacattttttttttttgccattgagGTTAAGACGGGATGTAGCGGGTATCTTATCGCGCAAACATGAAGGAGAGAGAATGAGGAGAAGCCGCGTTGGTGTATAATAGGAAACATTTTATTACTAAAAAGTTGAATTACACTGAAGGTGCTCTCAGCAGCTGTTCCACAACTATTCTTTATTGAAATCAcgatagtcttttttttttctttttttccattgaatgggaagggaggggggggtgtggaAATTAAAGCACATGAAATGGCCAACTAGATActacaggaggagagagggggggggggggggggggtcaacatgTGGCTTCAACAGGCCAGCATCATTCGCTTTTATTAAGCTCGTTATAGGAGGCACTTGAAAGCGAGCGCCTTTTGAGAGCCGGGAccgagtgtaaaaaaaacaaacaaatattcaaGGAGTACATAATATGCATCTATATTCCttctgcttgggggggggggggggtcatgtgggACACTGATTCACATACGGAGCGTTTACACAGGCCCGCACCACAGAAATCTAAAGCACGAAAGGGTGCACATTCAAAACGCATGCATCGCCTCGGAAATCAGGACTGCGGTTCAACAAAAATGCATTTCGACGTCTGCGACTACGACTCGACTCTAccgcctcctgctggagggtgTTAAACGCAGGAGACGTTCAGTATGTACAGGAATTAAACTTCTCTTTCAGACGTCTCACTCCAATGCCAGTTAAATTAAAACGAAACCAAAGCTGCTGAATGCGAGGGGAAGTTTACAATAATAAAGCGAAAATCAAGAAGGTCTACCGTTTCAATAACGtatttacaataaaacacagaTATGTCTCCGTGATGAAGAtaaggatgaagaggaacagAAACATCCGTCTGCGGTTGGCTGCCGAGCCCTCGGAGCTGCTTTTAGTGGTCGGTTTCTCTGCTCTGGGACCGTCGCCTtcaaagggggggtgggggttagaTCTTCTCCTGGATAAAGGGGTGCTGCAGGGCCTGGTTGATGCTGATGCGTTTGGCGGGGTCCAGCATCAGGGTGCCGTCCAGCAGGTCCTTCTGCTGCATCaccttcttcctctggtcctcGGGCAGCCGCTGGCACCCGATCATGTCCGCCAGCAGGTCTTTGGTGGGGTTGATGGTGCTCATCACCGTCACCTTctcctgatgggggggggcagagaaaacGGCCGAGTCGGCAAAGTTTTTTGATGCTGGTTAAAAACTAGCAGAAGCGAGGAGTCGCGTCTTACCCTTTCGGTCACTTTGTCCACTTCGATGTACAAGAAGTTTAAATTCTGATCGAAGTGCTGGTCTTTGAACAAACCTTTACGGAtcatctgagggggggggggggtgaaaagcCAGACATTGCGTCAGCCCAAACTCCTCCAGCGGAAACAATAGAGCGGTGGTTTCTCAGCAACAACCGAAGCTGCGTGACGCTAATCCTACCTTGTTGGGCATCTTGCCCTTCAGGTCCATCGCCAGTTTGATCATGTGATTGTTAGAAGACCCGGGAAACAGGATCTTGCCAGTGTACAGCTCGTATAAAGTGCAGCCGACGGACCACATGTCGATCCCGTAGTCGTACGGTTTTCCTATAACTGAGGCGGAAAGGAAAACAGAAGTTTGAAACGGAGCTGACAAAGAGTTCGGCGGTTGAAACAACCGACGGCGCTCACTTATTTCCGGAGCTCTGTAGAATCTGCTGACTAAGTACGGCGTGA
This DNA window, taken from Brachionichthys hirsutus isolate HB-005 chromosome 14, CSIRO-AGI_Bhir_v1, whole genome shotgun sequence, encodes the following:
- the gli3 gene encoding transcriptional activator GLI3, yielding METQSQASSAAEKKKRVETIVATKGSSARNDISEKAVASSTTSNEDESSGPLYHRERRNAISSQTLTPGRPDRNVREEPSTSTDDRPSLLKKELHGSLPHLADHALPYRGTLFAMDPRNGYLDPHYSAPQFFPSFHPPVPIDDRHTQGRYIYEPSPVPPLHVPPALAGSPAFSDISLIRISPQRNPSVGAESPFHHPHPYINPYMDYIRSLHSSPSISVLSATRGLSPADAPHTGLTTAEYYHQMALLAGHRSPYATDLLPSVAATAGASSAGALHMEYLQAMESKWMDMHKSTSGVSESLIGPALSFAYPPTPVALHVHQQLLGRQPGIVGSAFGHSPPLIHPSPAFATQRPVPGIPPTGLSASERSAICSDSSQTKPTSESAVSSTGDPMHHKRSKMKPEEDVPSPGALSVQDHPDGMTLVKEEGDKDEGKQEPELVYETNCHWENCCREFDTQEQLVQHINNDHIHGEKKEFVCRWEECSREQKPFKAQYMLVVHMRRHTGEKPHKCTFEGCAKAYSRLENLKTHLRSHTGEKPYVCEHEGCNKAFSNASDRAKHQNRTHSNEKPYVCKIPGCTKRYTDPSSLRKHVKTVHGPEAHVTKKQRGDYPRPPPQPREPGGNSHGRSPGQLSLGGYTDQREYNHATSKQDECLQVKSIKTEKPMTSQPSPGSQSTCSSDQSPVGTYPSSGVQLAVSAGRSPGARLEENEEKDENEGEEDEECEGEPAPIMDSTVSTATMAMLTLQARRSVGRPVRWMEHIKMERLKQVNGVLPRLGPLSPTPPIKGSMLPNILGKGSGLGRQWGVSALQPPAHPEPGNTELALLNLLRDRRDSGGSTTSSAYLSSSRRSSGISPCFSSRRSSQASQSEGTTAAAHHRRLHNLSSTDSYDPISTDASRRSSEASQYGGGSAGMLSGGGYASVGGFNTGGGSRGMLNLTPAQHYHLKAKYAAATGGPPPTPLPNMERMCLKTRMAMMDDGAGNHSLPPLVRPHRCNDGTNSYTTGYMGHPGYRRRVLYPGEVPLNGNRRASDPVRTQAPDICSLPPVQRFNSLNNLHPLPPLSHHPTPETRNLSLQNFTRSEGNLQRGSPCNPSIAEQAALEALAMEDGGAADLLLGDEDMLPDDLVQYLQSQVQVDNGSYMHIEDQTASSQRDDSQPSIDGMGQIQTPGLNMAFSGAHTLHHQEVAESKSPSKLPIQWNEVTSGSADRSPQRDESHQTQCGRWSGSEHGHVSAPFGRFGNMVIQQQVPLDFQSSCCQANPAQSVCYVNPAVKLESSPNSCMEMRGTGHNSTNTFGRPSFPQTIDAPPGFKQQASNGPQKQSNFQPSNNSNTSWQVGNDLGLTRASVDNLSILSQENAPYHNRQVNVPHPPMNNYRNSVRVQQYLNNGQLQDCPNQEQHLQTSGDHCSLAHEVSGLKLEAPDRGYTEQGLGDCLSYEPANCKTSLFPVLEGQCLLKSTAESVGQDGGNANSVLSPGADQVTSTVGGSVPVALDEGLSLSFGAMLEDGFDQGSLVSGVLSPSIFQGLSRTSSRLTTPRTSATFHSVAPGLNNMAIGDMSSLLTTLAEENKFLAIIQ